Below is a window of Leisingera sp. S132 DNA.
GGCGGGAGTATTTGCCTCAAAGAAGAAATGAAGCGTTCATTTTGACCCAAGCCTCAACTTGGCGGCAACCAATTCGTCTGCATAGTTGTTCGACAGAACTGCTGGCAGGCTCTTCTCTAGCTGTGCTTCAAGATCAAAGAGACTTTGCTGTTCGCATTCGTCCAGGTTGGCGGCTGATAATTCAGCCCCATTAAGTTTCGCGGCAGCTTCCAACAGGACAAGTGCCTCATCCAATGTAAAAGCTATGGATATCTTGTCAGTCGGCATCGTGTGACCTCAGCGTAAGACAAAAAGCGTTAAATGCAGCGCCCTCCGTCCACTTCCATGGCGACGCCCGTCACCATGCTGGCCTCGTCCGAACACAGGAAGCAGGCTGCATTGCCCATGTCCTCCGGCGTTGAAAACCGGCCGATCGGGATGGTGGACAGGAACTTGGAGCGCATCTCCGGCGTGTCTTCACCCATGAAGGACTTGAGCAGCGGGGTTTCCCCTGCCACCGGGTTGATCGCATTGACCCGCACGCCGTGCGGGGCCAGTTCCACTGCCATCGTCTTGGTGGCGGTGATCATCCAGCCCTTGGAGGCGTTGTACCAATTGAGATTGGGGCGCGGCGACACGCCGGCGGTGGAGGCGACGTTCAGGATCGCACCGCGCCGGTTGGCTTTCATATGCGGCACCAGCGCACGGGCGGTCAGGTAGACCGATTTCACGTTGACGCCCAGCACCCGGTCGAAATCCGCCTCACTGATCTCCTCAAGGGGGCTGGGCAGATGGGTGACGCCGGCATTGTTCACCAGAATATCCAGCTGCCCGAACGCTGCCAGCGCGGCCTCTGCCATTGCGCTGACCGACGAGCCATCCGCGACATTTACCGTCTGCGCAACCGCATTGCTGCCCAGCTCTGCTGCCATCGCCTCTGCTGCTGCGGTATTGATGTCGGCGATCATCACCCGCGCGCCTTCCGCCAGGAACTTGCGCACGATGCCCGCGCCAAAGCCCGAGGCGCCGCCGGTCACGATGGCGGTCTTTCCGTCCAGCCGCATGATTTCCCTCCCGCACTGTTTGGCGTCAGCATGGGCGGAGAGACGGGCGGGTGCAATCCCCGGAACAGGGCTGGGTTAATCCGGGTCGATCTTACCGCGCGTCGCTTTCAGTTCGCCGCGCTGCTTCTTGGCGTCCAGCCGCCGCCTGACCGATCCGCGGGTCGGCTTGGTGGCGATGCGCCGCTTCGGCGCCACCAGCGCCTTGCGCACCAGCTCTGCCAGCCGCTCGCGCACGATCTCGCGGTTCCTTTGCTGGGACCGGGTCTCGTCGCATTGCAGGATGATGGCGCCGTCCTTGGTCCAGCGCCGTCCTGCCAGCCGTTTCAGCCGCGATTTGACCGCGGGCGCCAGCGCCGGCGAACGCTCCGCCTCGAACCGCAGCTCGACCGCGGTCGCCACCTTGTTCACATTCTGCCCGCCGGGTCCCGAGGCGCGGATGAAGCTCTCGGTCATTTCCCAGTCCTGCAGGGCGATTTGGTCGGTGATGCGGATCATGGTCCTGGTCTGTGTTCGGCGGGGTGTTCCAAAATCGAAAGGGCTGTTCCACACGCGGGGAACAGCCCTTCGAGATGATAGGAGGTGCACCGGTTAGGTCAGCACCAATTCATGGGTCTATACGTACCAAGGGCTGCCTCGGCCGCACACCTTCTGAACTGTTCCGGCACTGCTCTCCATAGCTTCTCTAGACAATGGGCACCTCCTTTCTGATGTTTCGTGTAAGTCCAGCCTGCCACAGATTCGGTTAATGTCAAAACAAAATCATGTGGTCTTTACGGAGAGCTTACGCACGATGATGCGGAAGGGCACAAGCGCGAGCAGCGCCAGCGCCAGTTTCACCAGCCAGTCGGCGAAGGCCAGCGAGACCCAGTAGGGCACCACAGGACCCTGTCCGATCAACGGCAGCATGTCGCCGGCCCAGGACACATCATTACCCGGCTCGATCCAGATCAGCGCGGGCGAGAAGGCAAGGGTGAAGAAGATCGCGGTGTCCACGGTGGAACCGGTCAGGGTGGAGGCCAGCGGCGCCCGCCACCACTTCCCTTCGCGCAGGGCGGAGAAGATGGCGACGTCCAGCATCTGCGCCGTCAGGAAGGCGAGGCCGGAGCCAAGCGCGATGCGCAGGGTCACCGCCGGATAGGTGAAGCCATCGCCCTGCAGCATGATCCGGGTGCCGATCAGCGAGCAGATCACCCCGGTGGCAAAGCCCGCCGCCACAACCCGGCGCGCGGCGGCGGCGCCGTAGACGCGGTTCATCACATCGGTCACCAGGAAAGC
It encodes the following:
- a CDS encoding SDR family oxidoreductase, whose translation is MRLDGKTAIVTGGASGFGAGIVRKFLAEGARVMIADINTAAAEAMAAELGSNAVAQTVNVADGSSVSAMAEAALAAFGQLDILVNNAGVTHLPSPLEEISEADFDRVLGVNVKSVYLTARALVPHMKANRRGAILNVASTAGVSPRPNLNWYNASKGWMITATKTMAVELAPHGVRVNAINPVAGETPLLKSFMGEDTPEMRSKFLSTIPIGRFSTPEDMGNAACFLCSDEASMVTGVAMEVDGGRCI
- the arfB gene encoding alternative ribosome rescue aminoacyl-tRNA hydrolase ArfB — translated: MIRITDQIALQDWEMTESFIRASGPGGQNVNKVATAVELRFEAERSPALAPAVKSRLKRLAGRRWTKDGAIILQCDETRSQQRNREIVRERLAELVRKALVAPKRRIATKPTRGSVRRRLDAKKQRGELKATRGKIDPD
- a CDS encoding queuosine precursor transporter; its protein translation is MTRSHIPGILAMAAVVAASNVLVQFLFGNWLTWGAFTYPVAFLVTDVMNRVYGAAAARRVVAAGFATGVICSLIGTRIMLQGDGFTYPAVTLRIALGSGLAFLTAQMLDVAIFSALREGKWWRAPLASTLTGSTVDTAIFFTLAFSPALIWIEPGNDVSWAGDMLPLIGQGPVVPYWVSLAFADWLVKLALALLALVPFRIIVRKLSVKTT